One Alkalinema sp. FACHB-956 genomic window, CTATCGTGTAGTCATGTATTGATTCTATTCAATGCGGACTAGTGAAGAAGATGGCGATCTACTGAGGCGGTCTTCCATTATTCTGAAAGGGAAATTGGCCCTCCTCGTCCAATTTATCGTTACGCAACTCTCTCACTACGGCGAATCACCCTAAATCCCGTTCAAACTAATGAAGCTATTTGTTTACCATACTCCCGAACTGACTCCTTCTCCTTGTACTGCTGACTGTGCCATCGCGATCGATGTTTTAAGAGCTACAACCACGATCGCAACCGCTTTGGGCGTAGGTGCAGAAGCAGTACAGGTCTTCAGTGATCTCAATCGATTGATGCAGACTAGCGCTGAGTGGGATCCTGCCAAGCGCCTGCGAGCAGGAGAGCGGGGCGGCAGCAAAGTCGAGGGCTGCGATTTTGGCAATTCCCCCCTAGATTGCACGCCACAACTGATGCAGGGGCGTCGCCTGTTCATCAGCACCACCAATGGAACCCGTGCTCTGCAAAAAATTGAGCAATGTCCTACGGTGTTGGCTGCGGCTTTAATCAATCGCCATGCGGTTGTGAACTATCTCGTGGAAACTCAGCCAGAAACGGTTTGGATTACGGGAGCCGGTTGGGAAGGGTCCTTCGCCCTGGAAGATACCGTGTGTGCCGGAGCGATCGCTGTGGGTTTGATGGAAAAACTGGGTTGCACTTTAGATGAGTTAGCCGGTAATGATGAGTTGGTGGGAGCCGTATCGCTCTATCAACAGTGGAAAGATAACCTGTTGGGGCTGTTCCATCTAGCTAGCCATGGGCAACGGCTGCTGCGGTTGGAGTGCCATGCAGATTTGCAATACTGCTCTGCACTGGATACCTTAGATGTCCTGCCGATTCAGCGGGAAGTGGGGGTTCTCGTGAACCAGTCTACTTTGGTGGCCCCGGTGGCGGCGCGATCGGTGGTGTCTGCCCAGTCTGCGTAAACTGATTGGCTGTGTAAACTGATTGGTTGCGTAAACTGATTGGCTGCAATCTCCCTAAAAGGAACCTAGGCTCCTTTTAGGGGGTCGGTGCCGATGTGAGGGGCATCGCTGAATCACTACCCTTGCCATCAGCGAAGCAGCAAATCCAATTCATCAGGACTTTCGCTGGACTCCAACTCAGGACTGTAATCTTCAGGATTCTATCTGGCGAGTTTGTGTTGATGAAGCTCTACCATTGGCA contains:
- a CDS encoding 2-phosphosulfolactate phosphatase family protein — its product is MKLFVYHTPELTPSPCTADCAIAIDVLRATTTIATALGVGAEAVQVFSDLNRLMQTSAEWDPAKRLRAGERGGSKVEGCDFGNSPLDCTPQLMQGRRLFISTTNGTRALQKIEQCPTVLAAALINRHAVVNYLVETQPETVWITGAGWEGSFALEDTVCAGAIAVGLMEKLGCTLDELAGNDELVGAVSLYQQWKDNLLGLFHLASHGQRLLRLECHADLQYCSALDTLDVLPIQREVGVLVNQSTLVAPVAARSVVSAQSA